Proteins encoded in a region of the Microbacterium neungamense genome:
- the lipB gene encoding lipoyl(octanoyl) transferase LipB, with translation MIDIQIAGLAPDFVPYLDGWDLQRRIHREVVEGSRPDTLLLLEHEAVYTAGKRTEPHERPKDGTPVVDVDRGGKITWHGPGQLVGYPIVRLPEPMDVVAHVRRLERLLIEVLRPFGVDGYQVEGRSGVWVRRPLSEDKVAAIGVRVQQGVTMHGFAVNCDNSLAAFRGIIPCGITDAGVTTVSEVSGRAVSPADLVDAVSAAFTAEYATEVAA, from the coding sequence ATGATCGACATCCAGATCGCAGGCCTCGCTCCCGATTTCGTCCCCTACCTCGACGGATGGGATCTGCAGCGCCGCATCCACCGCGAGGTCGTGGAGGGAAGCCGTCCCGACACGCTGCTGCTCCTGGAGCACGAGGCGGTGTACACCGCCGGCAAGCGCACCGAGCCGCACGAGCGCCCGAAGGACGGGACGCCCGTGGTCGACGTCGACCGCGGAGGCAAGATCACGTGGCACGGGCCGGGACAGCTCGTCGGCTACCCGATCGTGCGCCTGCCGGAGCCCATGGACGTCGTCGCGCACGTGCGGCGCCTGGAGCGGCTGCTGATCGAGGTGCTCCGCCCGTTCGGCGTGGACGGCTACCAGGTCGAGGGCCGTAGCGGCGTCTGGGTGCGCCGGCCGTTGTCCGAGGACAAGGTCGCCGCGATCGGCGTGCGCGTGCAGCAGGGCGTCACCATGCACGGTTTCGCGGTGAACTGCGACAACTCGCTCGCCGCGTTCCGCGGCATCATCCCGTGCGGGATCACGGATGCCGGTGTCACCACCGTCAGCGAGGTGAGCGGACGCGCGGTCTCCCCCGCCGACCTGGTCGACGCGGTCTCCGCCGCCTTCACCGCCGAGTACGCGACGGAGGTGGCCGCATGA
- the lipA gene encoding lipoyl synthase: protein MSAAPEGRKLLRLEVRNAQTPIERKPEWIRTKAKMGPEYKALHTLVKDEDLHTVCQEAGCPNIYECWEDREATFLIGGSQCTRRCDFCQIDTGKPAEYDTDEPRRVAESVRRMGLRYATVTSVARDDLPDTGAWLNAETVRKIHELNPNTGVELLANEHNADPAFLGQIFDARPEVFAHNVETVPRIFKRIRPAFKYERSLNVITQGHEAGLITKSNLILGMGEEPEEVVQALHDLHEAGCDIITITQYLRPSPRHLPVARWVKPAEFVEFKEEAERIGFLGVLAGPLVRSSYRAGRLWAQSMLSKGREIPPHLAHIAEGVEQGFAQAV, encoded by the coding sequence ATGAGCGCCGCTCCGGAGGGACGCAAGCTCCTGCGCCTCGAGGTGCGGAACGCGCAGACGCCGATCGAGCGGAAGCCGGAGTGGATCCGCACCAAGGCGAAGATGGGCCCGGAGTACAAGGCGCTGCACACCCTGGTGAAGGACGAGGACCTGCACACGGTGTGCCAGGAGGCCGGCTGCCCGAACATCTACGAGTGCTGGGAGGACCGCGAGGCGACCTTCCTCATCGGCGGCTCGCAGTGCACGCGCCGCTGCGACTTCTGCCAGATCGACACCGGCAAGCCCGCCGAGTACGACACCGACGAACCGCGCCGCGTCGCTGAGAGCGTGCGCCGGATGGGACTGCGGTACGCGACGGTCACCAGCGTCGCCCGCGACGACCTGCCCGACACCGGCGCCTGGCTGAACGCGGAGACCGTCCGCAAGATCCACGAACTCAACCCGAACACCGGCGTCGAGCTGCTCGCGAACGAGCACAACGCGGACCCGGCGTTCCTCGGCCAGATCTTCGACGCCCGGCCCGAGGTGTTCGCCCACAACGTCGAGACGGTGCCGCGGATCTTCAAGCGCATCCGCCCGGCGTTCAAGTACGAGCGCTCGCTCAACGTGATCACCCAGGGCCACGAGGCGGGGCTGATCACGAAGTCGAATCTCATCCTCGGCATGGGCGAGGAGCCGGAGGAGGTCGTGCAGGCGCTGCACGACCTCCACGAGGCCGGATGCGACATCATCACGATCACCCAGTACCTGCGGCCCTCGCCGCGGCACCTGCCGGTGGCGCGCTGGGTGAAGCCGGCCGAGTTCGTCGAGTTCAAGGAGGAGGCCGAGCGGATCGGGTTCCTCGGCGTGCTCGCCGGGCCCCTGGTGCGCTCGTCCTACCGGGCGGGGCGGCTGTGGGCGCAGTCGATGCTGTCCAAGGGCCGGGAGATCCCGCCGCACCTCGCGCACATCGCGGAAGGCGTGGAGCAGGGGTTCGCGCAGGCGGTCTGA
- a CDS encoding TetR/AcrR family transcriptional regulator: MESVSRAGRPRASSRETLAEAACELFLEQGYDATAIVDITRRAGVSRSSFFNYFASKSDVLWSGLDARIDQVLVALASLGTEATGERVADALRYIVEDFAPDPLALAFRNAGAMGLEEELLRDTGLRQARIAGAVAAAARSAGIGIIPADILGAAYAAAVLSSLRVWAEQGAGQASLEAQFDEALRSIHQLPWE, from the coding sequence ATGGAATCGGTGTCCCGGGCCGGTAGGCCGCGCGCATCCTCTCGCGAGACGCTCGCCGAGGCCGCATGCGAGCTGTTCCTGGAGCAGGGCTATGACGCCACCGCCATCGTGGACATCACCCGCCGGGCCGGAGTCAGCCGCTCGAGCTTCTTCAACTACTTCGCCTCGAAGAGCGACGTGCTGTGGTCGGGCCTGGACGCCCGGATCGACCAGGTGCTCGTCGCGCTGGCATCCCTGGGCACGGAGGCCACCGGGGAGCGCGTGGCCGATGCCCTGCGGTACATCGTCGAGGACTTCGCACCGGACCCGCTCGCGCTCGCGTTCCGGAACGCCGGGGCGATGGGGCTGGAGGAGGAGCTGCTGCGCGACACGGGACTGCGTCAGGCGCGGATCGCCGGTGCCGTGGCCGCCGCCGCCCGGAGCGCCGGCATCGGCATCATCCCCGCGGACATCCTCGGGGCCGCCTACGCCGCCGCCGTGCTCTCCTCGCTGCGCGTGTGGGCGGAGCAGGGGGCCGGCCAGGCGTCGCTCGAGGCGCAGTTCGACGAGGCGCTGCGCAGCATCCACCAGTTGCCCTGGGAGTAG
- a CDS encoding GNAT family N-acetyltransferase has product MTTLAEELTIAPLTVPAALDAADAADFLAYAELNRRVCAHDAGLPELAPSAQEMLPDWLDATDRLQLGFVARRQGRLVGVASMTLAQEDGSTTGESDVLIEPDAWSTAWGPRAAAALLAALEDEARRRGRTSLQTWTLHRPGSADRTLIPATGWGRVAATELSETLESAGYRLEQVERNSEFDLQGDTAGLEKRLASALASAGPDYRVVAWTLPTPPEHQDGYAQVLSRLATDVPSGDLAIDEERWDAARVRRRDRRFADSGQTVSVAAVQHVPTSALVAYNELVIGPDLTGVTHQFGTLVRKEHRGHRLGTIVKCANLLRWRSIAPASPKVSTFNAEENRPMLDINEALGFVPVSYTGAWQKRLS; this is encoded by the coding sequence ATGACCACGCTCGCCGAGGAGCTCACGATCGCGCCGCTGACCGTCCCGGCGGCGCTGGACGCCGCCGACGCCGCCGACTTCCTCGCCTACGCGGAGCTGAACCGCCGCGTGTGCGCCCACGACGCCGGCCTTCCGGAGCTGGCGCCCAGCGCTCAGGAGATGCTGCCGGACTGGCTGGACGCGACGGACCGGCTGCAGCTGGGCTTCGTCGCCCGCCGGCAGGGACGACTGGTCGGGGTCGCCAGCATGACCCTCGCCCAGGAGGACGGGTCCACCACGGGCGAGTCCGACGTGCTGATCGAGCCGGACGCCTGGAGTACGGCGTGGGGCCCGCGTGCCGCCGCCGCGCTTCTGGCCGCCCTCGAGGACGAGGCTCGGCGCCGCGGGCGCACAAGCCTGCAGACGTGGACGCTGCACCGACCGGGCTCGGCCGATCGAACGCTGATCCCTGCGACCGGCTGGGGACGGGTCGCCGCCACCGAACTGAGCGAGACGCTGGAGAGCGCCGGGTACCGGCTCGAGCAGGTGGAACGCAACAGCGAGTTCGATCTGCAGGGCGACACCGCCGGATTGGAGAAGCGTCTGGCATCCGCCCTGGCATCCGCCGGGCCGGACTACCGCGTGGTCGCCTGGACCCTGCCCACGCCGCCCGAGCACCAGGACGGGTACGCCCAGGTGCTGTCGCGGCTGGCCACCGATGTGCCCAGCGGCGATCTCGCCATCGACGAGGAGCGCTGGGATGCGGCGCGCGTCCGCCGCCGCGACCGCCGGTTCGCCGACAGCGGCCAGACGGTGTCGGTCGCGGCCGTGCAGCACGTCCCGACCAGCGCGCTCGTGGCCTACAACGAGCTCGTGATCGGCCCCGACCTCACCGGCGTCACCCACCAGTTCGGCACCCTGGTGCGCAAGGAGCATCGCGGGCACCGGCTCGGCACCATCGTGAAGTGCGCAAACCTGCTGCGCTGGCGCTCGATCGCCCCGGCGTCGCCGAAGGTGTCCACCTTCAACGCGGAGGAGAACCGCCCGATGCTGGACATCAACGAGGCGCTGGGCTTCGTGCCGGTCTCCTATACCGGCGCCTGGCAGAAGCGCCTGTCCTGA
- a CDS encoding DUF2004 domain-containing protein: MAIEHDYFGVLSSGPDGSIFWTERVEFGDQSVTVDLTAPDQEDVSPEALDVAAALIAGLEHVDAVARRSMLSEVDERTSEVTEYILQQQEAYGEELTAVLVDVSGDAAVDIIRSLRLMSMTILADEHGGSEPFAVLEYALDADATDDVLLVNLGSDGSVQSVMSAD; the protein is encoded by the coding sequence ATGGCGATCGAGCACGACTACTTCGGAGTCCTCTCCTCCGGTCCGGACGGGTCGATCTTCTGGACCGAGCGGGTCGAGTTCGGCGATCAGTCGGTCACCGTCGACCTGACCGCGCCGGACCAGGAGGACGTGTCGCCGGAGGCGCTCGATGTCGCCGCCGCGCTCATCGCTGGTCTCGAGCACGTGGACGCCGTCGCCCGCCGCAGCATGCTCTCCGAGGTCGACGAACGCACCAGCGAGGTGACCGAGTACATCCTCCAGCAGCAGGAGGCCTACGGCGAGGAGCTCACCGCGGTGCTCGTGGACGTCAGCGGGGATGCCGCGGTCGACATCATCCGCTCGCTGCGCCTGATGAGCATGACGATCCTCGCCGACGAGCACGGGGGTTCGGAGCCGTTCGCGGTGCTCGAGTACGCCCTCGACGCGGATGCCACCGACGACGTCCTTCTGGTGAACCTCGGCTCCGACGGCTCGGTCCAGTCCGTGATGAGCGCCGACTGA
- the ftsY gene encoding signal recognition particle-docking protein FtsY codes for MAEKSWSLGRALRGMFVKPTIDETTWEDLETALITADFGPDITEQLLDELREKVDRYRTTDPRDLQRMLRETLEERFARFDTTLKLSERPAVVLVVGVNGVGKTTTIGKFTKFLRGYQRSVVVGGADTFRAAAVDQLATWAQRAGAAMVRPQHEGQDPASVAYQTVEYAKQHGIEIAIIDTAGRLHTKGGLMDELSKVRRVIEKQAPISEVLLVLDATTGQNGVLQAEAFLQHAGVTGLVITKLDGSAKGGFVLAVQERTGIPVKLLGQGEGIDDLTGFTPHVFVQSLVGA; via the coding sequence ATGGCGGAGAAGTCCTGGTCCCTCGGCCGCGCGTTGCGCGGCATGTTCGTCAAGCCCACGATCGACGAGACTACGTGGGAGGACCTCGAGACCGCGCTGATCACGGCCGACTTCGGGCCTGACATCACCGAGCAGCTCCTGGACGAGCTGCGCGAGAAGGTCGACCGGTACCGCACCACCGACCCGCGCGACCTGCAGCGGATGCTGCGCGAGACGCTCGAGGAGCGGTTCGCCAGGTTCGACACCACGCTGAAGCTCTCCGAGCGGCCGGCGGTCGTGCTCGTCGTCGGCGTGAACGGCGTCGGGAAGACCACCACGATCGGCAAGTTCACGAAGTTCCTGCGCGGCTACCAGCGCAGCGTCGTTGTCGGCGGGGCCGACACCTTCCGCGCCGCCGCCGTCGACCAGCTGGCCACCTGGGCCCAGCGCGCCGGTGCGGCGATGGTCCGACCGCAGCACGAGGGGCAGGACCCGGCCTCCGTGGCGTATCAGACCGTCGAGTACGCCAAGCAGCACGGCATCGAGATCGCGATCATCGACACCGCCGGCCGCCTGCACACGAAGGGCGGGCTGATGGACGAGCTGTCCAAGGTGCGCCGTGTCATCGAGAAGCAGGCGCCGATCAGCGAGGTGCTGCTCGTGCTGGACGCCACCACGGGCCAGAACGGGGTGCTCCAGGCGGAGGCGTTCCTGCAGCACGCCGGCGTCACCGGACTCGTGATCACAAAGCTCGACGGGTCCGCGAAGGGCGGCTTCGTGCTGGCCGTGCAGGAGCGCACCGGCATCCCCGTGAAGCTGCTCGGACAGGGCGAGGGCATCGACGACCTCACCGGATTCACGCCGCACGTGTTCGTCCAGTCGCTGGTCGGCGCGTAG
- the smc gene encoding chromosome segregation protein SMC, translating to MHLKSLTLKGFKSFAQPTTFVFEPGVTCIVGPNGSGKSNVVDALAWVMGEQGAKTLRGGKMEDVIFAGTSTRGPLGRAEVQLTIDNSDGALPIEYSEVTISRTLFRNGSSEYAINGSNCRLLDVQELLSDSGLGREMHVIVGQGRLDTVLQASPEDRRGFIEEAAGILKHRRRKEKTLRKLEAMETNLTRLSDLAGEIRRQLKPLGRQAEIAREAQTIAAVVRDAKARLFADDVVALRTALADHTRTEHERHTERLVLSEQLDGVRAAIQRLEREQNSAAVDEARRVAFGLEQVQERMRGLFTLANQRLALLGSEDDDAVTAITVTQDTIDEAKAEISRISEGLGDAQDAAAQASREVMQARAELDTLDVDIAEQSALVSEYDMRLTALRGNADAAASALAAVRGAVLRQENALEAAHTRRREAAEALEAIEDAEAPEGTAAEHAAAYEDAQKRLTAAEAERDALRERLHEAEREADALTAKAAALSSALALSGGAAEIVANGGSGVRGLVGDAVQVRAGFEAAVAAVLGPLAEGVLVDRAEDAFALVAGARGMVDFVIAEAGAASPSLPEIPGTVPAVEVATAPPGVQAILSHVLVADDLDAARRAHAALTAAGDGTTTIVTRTGEVVTAHTVRAGSGETSRLELAAERDAAAERLDEVRVIVDSLREARTEATERVEETRREAKEALRALREHDAALAAHAEQVNRITVRHEAAVAECERLEAGLRQAQSAVADAEAAAARAKAELEEAESTPRPVLDASARDGLLEALEAAREGEVRARLEIETLRERVRAAQARVAALERQREQERAAAEEAARRAVIRRAQRAAASGVAEELPRVLDSLDRSVTEARVALAEAEAARSAHNEELTALRAQETSLRERLAGLTESVHGLELQIHEKKLHLNSLLERVASELALDEDVLVAEYGPDQPVPRDPGAEDGSEDTAIPFDRRIQERRLKDAERKLAQLGRVNPLALEEFAALEQRHAFLTEQLADLTKTRQDLLTIIAELDERMQTIFAAAFEDTKQAFGEVFPLLFPGGSGSISLTNPDDMLTTGIEVAVRPVGKKIERLSLLSGGERSLAAVALLVAIFKARPSPFYILDEVEAALDDANLGRLLTVFEQLRESSQLLIITHQKRTMEIADALYGVSMRQDGVSAVVGQRVGDRAAAS from the coding sequence ATGCACCTGAAGAGCCTGACGTTGAAGGGCTTCAAGTCCTTCGCGCAGCCCACGACCTTCGTCTTCGAACCCGGGGTCACCTGCATCGTCGGGCCCAACGGCTCCGGCAAGTCGAACGTCGTCGACGCGCTCGCCTGGGTGATGGGGGAGCAGGGAGCCAAGACCCTGCGCGGCGGCAAGATGGAGGACGTCATCTTCGCCGGCACCTCCACGCGCGGACCGCTCGGGCGCGCCGAGGTGCAGCTCACGATCGACAACAGCGACGGCGCGCTGCCGATCGAGTACTCCGAGGTGACGATCAGCCGCACCCTGTTCCGCAACGGGTCCAGCGAGTACGCCATCAACGGCTCCAACTGCCGGCTGCTGGACGTGCAGGAGCTGCTCAGCGACTCCGGCCTGGGGCGGGAGATGCACGTCATCGTCGGTCAGGGCCGGCTGGACACCGTGCTGCAGGCCTCGCCCGAGGACCGCCGCGGGTTCATCGAGGAGGCCGCCGGCATCCTCAAGCACCGCCGCCGCAAGGAGAAGACCCTCCGCAAGCTCGAGGCGATGGAGACCAACCTCACCCGCCTCAGCGATCTCGCCGGCGAGATCCGGCGTCAGCTGAAGCCGCTGGGGCGCCAGGCGGAGATCGCCCGCGAGGCGCAGACCATCGCCGCCGTGGTGCGCGACGCGAAGGCGCGCCTGTTCGCCGACGACGTGGTCGCGCTGCGGACCGCACTCGCCGATCACACCCGCACCGAGCACGAGCGCCACACCGAGCGGCTGGTGCTGTCCGAGCAGCTCGACGGAGTGCGCGCCGCCATCCAGCGGCTCGAGCGCGAGCAGAACTCCGCCGCCGTGGACGAGGCGCGCCGCGTCGCCTTCGGCCTCGAGCAGGTGCAGGAGCGGATGCGGGGGCTGTTCACGCTCGCGAACCAGCGCCTCGCGCTGCTGGGCTCCGAGGACGACGACGCCGTCACCGCCATCACGGTCACGCAGGACACCATCGACGAGGCGAAGGCGGAGATCTCGCGGATCTCGGAAGGGCTCGGCGACGCACAGGATGCCGCGGCGCAGGCCAGCCGCGAGGTGATGCAGGCCCGTGCCGAGCTGGACACCCTCGACGTGGACATCGCCGAGCAGAGCGCCCTCGTCTCCGAGTACGACATGCGGCTGACCGCCCTGCGCGGCAACGCCGACGCCGCGGCATCCGCCCTCGCCGCCGTCCGCGGCGCGGTGCTGCGGCAGGAGAACGCCCTGGAGGCCGCGCACACCCGGCGTCGGGAGGCCGCGGAGGCGCTCGAGGCCATCGAGGACGCCGAGGCACCGGAGGGAACCGCGGCCGAGCACGCGGCCGCCTACGAGGACGCGCAGAAGCGTCTCACCGCGGCGGAGGCCGAGCGCGACGCGCTCCGCGAGCGGCTGCACGAGGCGGAGCGCGAGGCGGATGCCCTCACCGCCAAGGCCGCGGCGCTGAGCAGCGCCCTGGCGCTCTCGGGCGGCGCGGCCGAGATCGTCGCGAACGGCGGGAGCGGCGTGCGCGGACTGGTCGGCGACGCCGTCCAGGTGCGGGCGGGCTTCGAGGCGGCCGTCGCCGCGGTGCTCGGCCCGCTCGCGGAGGGCGTGCTGGTGGACCGCGCCGAAGACGCGTTCGCTCTGGTCGCCGGCGCCCGCGGGATGGTCGACTTCGTGATCGCGGAGGCCGGCGCAGCTTCGCCGTCGCTGCCGGAGATCCCCGGCACCGTCCCGGCGGTCGAGGTCGCCACCGCTCCGCCGGGGGTTCAGGCGATCCTGTCCCACGTGCTGGTCGCCGACGACCTGGATGCCGCCCGCCGCGCCCACGCCGCGCTGACCGCGGCGGGGGACGGGACGACCACGATCGTGACGCGGACGGGCGAGGTGGTCACCGCGCACACCGTCCGCGCCGGTTCCGGCGAGACGTCCCGCCTGGAGCTGGCCGCGGAGCGGGATGCCGCGGCCGAGCGTCTCGACGAGGTCCGCGTCATCGTCGACAGCCTCCGCGAGGCGCGCACCGAGGCCACCGAACGGGTCGAGGAGACACGGCGCGAGGCGAAGGAGGCCCTGCGCGCGCTGCGTGAGCACGATGCGGCCCTCGCCGCCCACGCCGAGCAGGTGAACCGGATCACGGTGCGGCATGAGGCGGCGGTCGCCGAGTGTGAGCGTCTCGAGGCCGGGCTTCGTCAGGCGCAGTCGGCGGTGGCGGATGCCGAGGCGGCGGCTGCGAGGGCGAAGGCCGAGCTCGAGGAAGCCGAGTCCACGCCGCGCCCCGTGCTTGACGCCTCCGCACGGGACGGGCTGCTGGAGGCGCTCGAGGCCGCGCGGGAGGGCGAGGTGCGCGCGCGGCTGGAGATCGAGACGCTCCGCGAGCGGGTGCGGGCCGCGCAGGCCCGGGTCGCCGCTCTGGAGCGTCAGCGCGAGCAGGAGCGGGCCGCCGCCGAGGAGGCCGCCCGCCGTGCGGTGATCCGCCGGGCGCAGCGCGCGGCCGCATCCGGCGTGGCCGAGGAGCTGCCTCGGGTGCTCGACTCGCTCGACCGTTCGGTCACCGAGGCGCGCGTCGCCCTCGCGGAGGCTGAGGCGGCGCGCAGCGCGCACAACGAGGAGCTCACCGCCTTGCGCGCGCAGGAGACCTCGCTGCGCGAGCGGCTCGCCGGCCTCACCGAGAGTGTGCACGGCCTCGAGCTGCAGATCCACGAGAAGAAGCTGCACCTGAACAGCCTGCTGGAGCGGGTCGCCTCCGAGCTCGCCCTCGATGAGGACGTTCTCGTCGCGGAATACGGCCCTGATCAGCCGGTTCCTCGCGACCCGGGTGCCGAGGACGGCTCCGAGGACACCGCGATCCCGTTCGATCGGCGGATCCAGGAGCGACGCCTGAAGGACGCCGAGCGCAAGCTCGCGCAGCTCGGCCGGGTGAACCCGCTCGCCCTGGAGGAGTTCGCCGCGCTCGAACAGCGGCACGCCTTCCTCACCGAGCAGCTCGCGGACCTGACCAAGACCCGGCAGGACCTGCTCACGATCATCGCCGAGCTCGACGAGCGGATGCAGACGATCTTCGCCGCGGCGTTCGAGGACACCAAGCAGGCGTTCGGCGAGGTCTTCCCGCTGCTGTTCCCGGGCGGCTCCGGCAGCATCTCGCTCACGAACCCGGACGACATGCTCACCACCGGCATCGAGGTCGCGGTGCGGCCGGTCGGCAAGAAGATCGAACGGCTGTCGCTGCTCTCCGGCGGCGAGCGGTCGCTGGCGGCGGTGGCTCTTCTCGTGGCGATCTTCAAGGCGCGGCCGAGCCCGTTCTACATCCTGGACGAGGTCGAGGCCGCGCTCGACGATGCCAACCTGGGGCGTCTGCTGACGGTTTTCGAGCAGCTGCGGGAGAGCTCGCAGCTGCTGATCATCACGCACCAGAAGCGCACCATGGAGATCGCCGACGCCCTCTACGGGGTGTCCATGCGGCAGGACGGCGTCTCCGCCGTGGTCGGCCAGCGGGTCGGCGACCGCGCCGCCGCCTCCTGA
- a CDS encoding GNAT family N-acetyltransferase, which translates to MIVPLPAGATLRPLELPARADAGPTPLIRAYADVRNTSLHETTGRTDAFRTAESLLPMLRSTPEQRRRQWYVEQDGEIVGCCATTILLDDGGDTGMIGIALLRRVWDQGIGGAVLAHVEAELRAAGVRRLLNWTEHAETAGADVDRLPSPTGYGSVPHDHAARFLLRHGYRLEQVERISRFIWTGDSVAHLQRLLDEARSHAPGYGIVQWMLPTPPARLDGYALLKSRMSTDVPDADLDMPAEAWDADRVRRHDDLYAVRGSSVLVTAAEEVATGRLCAFNELAITADHTTATQQEDTLVLAEHRSRRLGMLVKTAGLLTWRERFPESPYVITANAEENRPMLSINEAIGFTPIAYEGAWKKELT; encoded by the coding sequence GTGATCGTTCCGCTTCCCGCCGGGGCGACCCTGCGTCCGCTCGAGCTTCCGGCTCGGGCGGACGCGGGGCCCACCCCGCTCATCCGCGCGTACGCCGACGTGCGCAACACGTCGCTGCACGAGACCACGGGGCGCACCGACGCGTTCCGCACCGCCGAATCCCTGCTGCCGATGCTGCGCTCCACCCCGGAGCAGCGCCGCCGGCAGTGGTACGTCGAGCAGGACGGCGAGATCGTCGGATGCTGCGCCACCACGATCCTGCTGGACGACGGCGGCGACACCGGCATGATCGGCATCGCCCTCCTCCGCCGGGTCTGGGATCAGGGCATCGGCGGCGCCGTCCTCGCGCACGTCGAAGCGGAGCTGCGCGCCGCCGGGGTCCGGAGGCTGCTGAACTGGACCGAGCACGCCGAGACCGCCGGGGCGGACGTCGACCGTCTCCCGTCGCCCACCGGGTACGGATCGGTACCCCACGACCACGCGGCCCGGTTCCTGCTGCGGCACGGCTACCGACTGGAGCAGGTCGAGCGGATCAGCCGCTTCATCTGGACCGGCGACAGCGTCGCGCACCTGCAGCGGCTCCTGGACGAGGCGCGCTCCCACGCGCCCGGATACGGCATCGTGCAGTGGATGCTTCCGACACCGCCGGCACGGCTCGACGGCTACGCGCTGTTAAAGTCGCGCATGTCCACCGACGTGCCGGATGCGGATCTGGACATGCCGGCCGAGGCGTGGGACGCCGACCGCGTGCGCCGGCACGACGACCTGTACGCGGTCCGCGGCTCCTCGGTGCTCGTGACCGCCGCCGAGGAGGTGGCGACGGGTCGTCTGTGCGCGTTCAACGAGCTCGCCATCACCGCCGACCACACCACCGCCACGCAGCAGGAGGACACCCTCGTGCTCGCCGAGCACCGCAGCCGCCGGCTGGGAATGCTCGTGAAGACCGCCGGCCTGTTGACCTGGCGCGAGCGCTTCCCGGAGTCGCCGTACGTGATCACCGCCAACGCCGAGGAGAACCGGCCCATGCTCTCCATCAACGAAGCCATCGGCTTCACCCCGATCGCCTACGAAGGCGCCTGGAAGAAGGAACTGACATGA